The genomic region ACGACGGCCATCAAAATAACGGTCACTTTTAACGCGCATATCATTTGCAGTTTCCGGCATTAGTTGCCAGAGGCCCGTGGCACCAACTGAGGAGATGACATAGGGGTTGTAGCTCGATTCTACCACCGGCACCATCTGCAGGGCACGTGGCGCTCCAACCTTATCCAGCGTTTCTAACATCGGCTGACGCACATAACGGGAGCGGGTGGCAACACCGCGCCAGAAACGGCCATATTCACGCCATGCTTCTTTTTTGATCTTTTCGATATCCTGTTCGCTCAGGCCCGCCAGAAAAGGGTTACTCTGTCGGCGTTTGATATCCGCATCGATAAGGCTTTTAAGTTCATCCTGCTGCAGTTGATCAACCTCTTTGTCACTGCTCCAGAGGCTGGAGAAGGATGGCCACTCCGAGTTCAGGCTGAGCTGCTGACCCTGAGCACAGGAGATCAGTGTTAGTGAGGTGAGCACTATAAAAAGGCGGGATAGGGTTATCGGTAGAGTTCGCATGAGCGAACATTATGGGCGTTATACCTTGAAAGAGTTGATCTGTGTCACGAAAAAAAGATAGGGGGAAGATCGCTTCCGGATTACCTGTTCTGGTGTAGATCAGGGCGTGTGATATGGTAGATAAGCAGTGAGAATATCGCACCCAGTGTATCAGCCAGCATATCCTTCTGTGCATCCCAGATATCCCCCTGAGAGCCGAGAAACTCAAGACCGGCATCACCACCCTTAGCCACAGCATACCACCATTCGATAATCTCATAACCGGCAGCAATGCTCATAACAAAAAAGATACTGAAAACCATGGCCAGCTTCAGGCTGCAACATCTGTTACGCAGCAGCCATTCAGCCATGGCAAAAGCGTAAAAGCCGATGGAGAAGTGGCCGATGCGGTCAAAATGGTTGCGACCATCACTGGATATTTGTGACAACCACTCAAATGGCACATGGGCAAAGGTGTAATGGCCACCAATGGTGTGCCAGAAGAGCCAGAAGGCCATCAGGGCGTAGGCGATATTACTGAAGCGGAACCAGCGGAATGTAGCTACCAGAGAGACGAAGATAAGCACAACAGGAATCACTTCAGCAATCCAGACATCGCGGGAGACCGGCTCTATAGCCAGGGCTAGAAAGAATATGCAGAAAACAGCAGCAACTGCGTGCGGGAAAAAGTGTCTGACGCTGCTGTTCATTGCTTTAGATGCGTTTATAGAGCCTGTTAAGCTGACGGCTCATCTTCCAGGTGCAGCAGCCAGCTTCAGGTATCTCCTGCAAGCGCCATGACCAGTTGTTATCCAGTGTGCCCGGCGTATTGAACTTGGCTTCAGTGCCAAGCTCCAGCAGATCCTGCATCGGAATCACCGCTAGTTTTGCCACCGAAGCAAGTGCACACTCAATCAGTGCCCAAGGCATATCTTCTGCTTTGGCATCGCCCAGCTCTGCAAGGACCCGTTTGCGTGTCTCTTTATCGGTGCCTGTAAACCAGCCCATGGTGGTGTCGTTATCATGGGTGCCGGTATAGACCACGCTGTTGATTTCATGGTTTTTTGGCAGATAGGGGTTGTCATCATCGCCGCCAAATGCGAACTGCAGAATTTTCATGCCCGGCAGGCCAAATTTCTGGCGCAGTGCTGTGACCTCATCGGTGATAATACCGAGATCCTCTGCAATCAGTGGCAGTTTACCCAGCTTATTCTGCAGCGTTTGCAGCAGCGCATCACCCGGTGCCTGGCGCCACTCACCGATAATGCCATCTTCACTCTCGGCCGGAATCACCCAGAAGGATTCAAGGGCACGAAAGTGGTCGATGCGCATCATATGCATGCGCTCAAGCTGCTGACGAACCCGTTCTGTCCACCAGCTGAAACCCTCTTTCTCTCTTGGTTCCCAACAGTAGAGCGGGTTTCCCCAACGCTGACCGGTAGCAGAGAAGTAATCCGGTGGCACACCTGCGACTTCAGTGCAGAGCCCTTTACTGTTGACGGTGAAGTTTTCTCGACTCGCCCAGACATCGGCAGAGTCATGGGCAACATAGATCGGCAGGTCGCCGAAAAGCTGAATCTCTTTTGATTCAGCATAGGCTTTAAGCTCATGCCATTGACAGTCAAACAGGTACTGCTCGAAGATCACCTGTTCAATCAGATCACGATGCTCATCTCTTGCTCGCTCAATCGCATCGGGATTGCGATCACGCAAATCGTTAGGCCACTGCCACCATGCACGATCCGTATAGAGTGATTTCAGTGCTGAGAAGAGTGCGAAATCCTCCAGCCAGTAGCTGTGCGCCTTGCGGAACTTCTCCAGATCATTTGCCAGCTTCGCATCCTTTGCAACCTGCTGCCAGAACACAGGTGCTGCCATCTCGCGGATTGCAGCATGCAGTTCAGCCGTGTCACAGCGCTGTATGGAGCACTCGTCAAGCCAGCCGCGTTGAATGCATTCGCGCAGGTCGATGAAGTCCGGATTGCCGGCAAAAGAGGAGAGGGACTCATAAGGGGAGCCGTGACCATGCGTGGGGCCAAGTGGCAGAAACTGCCAGACAGTGAATCCCGCCTCATCGATACGATCAATAAACGTTTTAGCCTCAGGGCCGAGCACACCTTTATGAAAGGGGCCGGGCAGGGAGGTGATATGTAGTAGAACCGCCGACCTTCGACGATCAATCCATGAGTTCATGAAAGTTATTCCTTATTAGGTTTTAGCTATTAACGGTTTCAGCTATTAACGACCCGGTTTAGCAGAGTGCAGGCTTACGAATCAGCTCCGCCTCTGCGCATAGTGCCACCGCCTTCAGCTTCACCGCCACCCCGGGAGATATTCTCGCTAAGTGATGGTGGAACAGGTGAGCCGAGCAGTTGATGTAGTTTTTTGAGATGACGGCGATAGAGCTGATCGAAATCACGTACCACCGAACCCGGATTATAGTCGCCGAACCACCAGCACCAGTCTGATCCTTCACAGATGCGCAGCTGCTCATTGGCAGCCTCCTGTTGTTCAGGGCTAAGCTGATCGATATGGATGTCATAAGCCTTTTTAGCTTCAATCAGAAGTTCCCAACCGCGTGTTTTGGCATTGTCGCCAATCCATGTGGAGAGATTGCCGTAGACCCATGAGCCGGAGACCAGGTGCTCCAGTTTTTCTGTGGCTTTGTTGTTCTCCAGATAGTCGCTGAAGGTGGTTAGTTCATACTCATCATGCTCAATAATCGTCTGGTAGAGATTGGTCAGGAATGGAAGCGCATTTTCATGGTAGTGCTCCCATGCATTTTCACCATCCATAATGATAGAGACAACAGGTGCCTCCATACCCTTGGTGCGATGGCGGATATTGGCCAGTTCATGCATGAAGTTGTTGATCGCATCCTGCATGTTCCAGCGTGAATATTCGAAGCCGAGCAGGTCGGAGAGGCGGTCATCACGGAAGAAGCAGGTGATCTGCTCATCCTTCTCACCAATCAGCCATGGATGGTAGAGGTCGCGATTACCCTGCTGCTCACGCAGATTATATTTCAGAGAGTGGTGCAATACCGATTCACCGGTTGCGCACCACTGGAAACCTGATGCGCCGAGTAGTTTCAATGACGCTTCAGAGACGGCGCCCTCAGCTGGCCAACAGCCGGCTGGTATATGACCAAACAGTTTCTCATGGCTGCTGCGGGCCAGAGCAATATGATCAAGTGCCCGCTCACGGCCACCCGGATAGGGTTCATTGGGAATCAATGCATCTTCAACCGTTTCCCGTGCTGTGTTGAAATCCAACATCAATGGCATGATGGGATGGGCGTAAGGGGTTGTGGTCAGCTCAATTTTACCCGCTTCAACCAGTCGACGGTGGGTGGCTGGAATATCAGAGAGCAGTGTGGTGATCAGAGAGAGCAGGTCACGGCGATCCTGATAGGAGAAATCACGTGCTTTTTCGATTAGACGACGGGCCACAAAATTGCGACTGCGAACGGTTTCACCCAGCCATGCCAGATGATACCAGGTCACCAGATCAGAGAAGAAGCTGTCACCAAGATAGTTCAACCCTTCACTGTTTTTCGCATGCTCTGCCATATTCCAGAGACGAGAGTAGTCAGGGTAGCGATGCATGTTACGTTCATGGTTCAGACGGAAGCAGGCTTCAAGCAGGAAACTGCGTTCAGCCTCACTGTATTCTCCCGATTTGTGGGCCAGCGCGGCAAGCAGTGGATCATTCAGGCTTTTGGCGTCGCCATTGAGGAATTCGCGCAGATGTGCAGCGTAATCTTCAATCTGGGCAGTTAGTGATGGTACATAGTTGATAACCGCCTTGGCTCTGGGCAGCTGCGAGAGAATCTCAGCCATGTCTGTGTAGTCTTTCATGGCATGCAGGTAGACCCATGGCAGATGATAATTGCCTGTATCAGCCTCGCAATAAAATGGCTGGTGCATGTGCCAGTAAAAGATGACCGATAACGGTTTACTCATGGGATACCTCCTGGATAGTGGTGGCTGCCCCTGCTTCATTGCAGGCTGCCAGATTCAGATTGCTTCCCATCTATCATTCGGGAAAATCGATCCGATGCCATACGTCCATGTATAGCTGACTCAAGGCTGACATCAGTCAGCCCTGAGTGGTTTCTATAGTGTTAAGCGGGGGATACTACAGTTGATGAAGCCCTTGGCCTAGCATGTCCGGTGTAACAAGGACTACGCCACCATCAGATACTTCAAATAGTTCCGCATCTTTTTTGCTGTCAAAACCGATCTCCATGCCTTCTGGGATCACGGTTCCTTTATCGATAATGCACTTTCTGATTTTACAGTTACGACGGATCTCAACATCCGGCAAAATAACTGAATCCTCAACCTCTGAGTAGGAGTGAACACGTACATTGGAGAAGAGCACTGAACGGCGTACGGCAGAACCTGTAATCAGGCAGCCTCCGGAAACGAGTGAATCCACTGCATAGCCACGGCGAGAATCCTCATCGAAGAAGAACTTGGCGGGTGGCAGCTGCTCCTGCTGTGTCCAGATCGGCCAGTTCTTATCATACATATCCAGTTCAGGCTGTACGGTAACCAGATCCATGTTGGCTTCCCAGTATGCATCGAGTGTACCCACGTCACGCCAGTACTGTGGTGCGCCGGTGTTGGCATTCATGAATCGGAAGGCGAACACATTGGCGTCCTTAATGGCTTGCGGGATGATATCCTTGCCGAAATCGTGGCTGGAAGAGTCAAGTTGTGCATCATCCAGCAGACGCTGACGCAGGAAGTCGGCTGAGAATACGTAGATGCCCATTGATGCCAGTGCCTTATCAGGTTTGTCGGCCATCGGTTTCGGGTTGGCCGGTTTTTCGGCAAACTCAGTGACGCGATGCTCGCCGTCGACGTCCATGACGCCGAATTCGGACGCCTCTTTCAGCGGCACAGGAATACAGCCAACAGTAATATCTGCGCCGGTTGCCGCATGGGCTGCAATCATTTTACCGTAATCCATCTTGTAGATATGATCGCCGGCAAGAATCAGTACATATTCCGGATCGTAGTGGCGAATAATGTCCAGATTCTGATAGATCGCATCGGCAGTGCCTTCATACCAGCCTTCACCGGTACGCTGCTGAGCAGAGAGCACTTCCATAAACTCACCGAACTGACCGGAGAGGAATGACCAGCCCCGTTGCAGGTGGCGCTGTAGTGAGTGAGATTTATATTGGGTTAAGACTGAGATACGGCGTATGCCGGAGTTGATGCAGTTCGACATCGGGAAATCGATAATGCGGAACTTGCCTCCAAACGGCACAGCGGGCTTGGTTCGCCACTGTGTCAAATCTTTTAATCGTGATCCCTTACCGCCAGCCAATACCAGTGCAACTGTATTGGATGTAAGTTTACTGATGTTACGCTCCACCTGAGTCGAACTCATGAATACATCCCCCCATTCGGTTAATGGGCTAAAGTATAGCATGAGTTTGCGCTTCTTGCATGCATAGAGTGATGTCATTATCGCTCCATCTCGGCTAGTCTTAGCGAAATCTGGCAGGGGGTCATTTATGAAAATCCACACGATTGCGACTGAGCCTTTTGAGGGGCAGCGTCCGGGCACATCAGGACTTCGCAAGAAGGTAAAGGTTTTCCAGCAGCCGCACTATCTGGAGAACTTTGTGCAGTCGGTATTCGACAGCATCGGTGACTTTCAGGGGGAGACACTGGTGGTGGGTGGCGATGGCCGCTTTTACAACCTGCAGGCGATCCAGATTATCCTGAAGATGGCCGCAGCCAACGGTTTCAGCCGGGTGCTGGTTGGCCAGAATGGTATCCTCTCCACCCCTGCGGCCTCAAATATCATCCGTAAATACAACGCCTATGGCGGTCTGATCCTCTCCGCCAGCCATAATCCGGCCGGTCCTGATGAGGATTTCGGTATTAAATATAATATGGGTAACGGCGGCCCTGCACCTGAAGGTGTGACTGAAGCAATGTTTGAGCAGACTGAGAAGATCGAGTGGTATCAGATTGTCGAACACGACGATTTTGATCTTTCACAACTGGGCAACTATGAGCTGGCAGGCATGCAGATCGAGGTGATCGATGCGGTTGCCGATTATGCCGAACTGATGCAGTCACTGTTTGATTTTGATGCCATCAAAGCGCTGCTGGCTGATGATTTCTCGATCTCTTTTGATGCCATGCATGCAGTTACAGGCCCTTATGCCATGACCATTATTGAAGGCATGCTTGAAGCACCGGCAGGCACAGTGATTAATGGCGTACCGAAAGAGGATTTTGGTGGCGGTCATCCCGATCCTAATCTCACCTATGCCCATGAACTGGTTGATATTCTTTATGGCGAAGATGCTCCTGATTTCGGGGCAGCCTCCGATGGAGATGGCGACCGCAATATGGTGCTGGGTAACCATTTCTTTGTCACACCAAGTGACTCGCTGGCTATCCTTGCTGCCAATGCGCATCTGGTGCCGGGTTACAAAGGCGGCATTGCCGGTGTGGCCCGTTCCATGCCTACATCGGGTGCGGCGGATCGTGTCGCTCAGGCGCTGGGACTGGCCTGTTATGAAACGCCAACGGGCTGGAAGTTTTTCGGTAACCTGATGGATGCGGGCAGGGTAACCCTGTGCGGTGAAGAGTCATTTGGTACAGGTTCTGATCATGTGCGTGAAAAGGATGGTCTCTGGGCGGTACTCTTCTGGCTGAATGTGCTGGCAGCCCGTCAGGAGTCGGTTGAGGCGATTGTCGTGGATCACTGGCAGAAATTTGGCCGCAACTACTATTCACGTCACGATTATGAGGGTGTGGATTCTGCTGCCGCTGAACAGGTGCTGCAGAATGTGCGCGACAAATTTTCAACCCTGCCGGGTCAAACCCTGGCAGGCCGTGTGGTAGGCAACTGTGATGATTTCGCCTACACTGATCCTGTTGATGGCAGCATCAGCGAAAATCAGGGCGTGCGGGTGCTCTTTAAAGATGGTTCGCGTCTGATTTTCCGCCTCTCAGGCACGGGCACCAGCGGTGCAACGGTTCGTCTCTATCTTGAGTCTTATGAGGCGGATGCAGAGAAGCAGGGGTTGGATGCTCAGGATGCACTGGCAGATATGATTGTTGCCGCCGATGAAATCTCCGGTCTGAAAGCGTTGACCGGACGCGAGAAACCCACTGTTATTACCTGATCCGATCGTTCATTCGAACGGATTTTTTGAACGGATTAAACCGGAGTAGAGGAAACTTATGAAGAAGCCGATTCTGTCACCTGAAGCCTGGGCTGTTGTAGAGGCGCGCAGTCACGATCCGTTTGCATGGTTGGGGCGTCACTACCATTCCGAAGGTGGAATAGTCATTCGCGCCAATAAACCGCAGGCAGAGAAGATGTGGCTTCTTCCTGAGGGTGATGGTGCGGTTGCTATGTCGCGTATCGAAGGAACTGATGTTTTCGAATACCACTGGCCGGATGGTGATTTTGACTCCGCCTACAAACTGCGCATTGAGAATGGAGAGGGGCACACCTGGGATGAGCAGGATGTCTATCGCTTTTCGCCGATTCTGGGTGAGATGGATCTGCATCTGATCGGTGAGGGCAACCATTTCGAAAAGTATAAACTGATGGGTGCACATGTACGTGAGCATGAGGGTGTCTGGGGTGTCGGTTTTGCCGTCTGGGCGCCATCAGCGGATCGCGTCAGCGTGGTCGGTAACTTCAATCACTGGAACGGGCGCGAGCACCAGATGCGTATGCTTGGCTCTTCCGGCATCTGGGAGATATTTATTCCCGGCCTGCGCGAAGGCGAGGTCTATAAATTCGAGATCAGAGCCAAAAATGGTGATGTCTTCGAGAAAGCCGATCCCTATGCGCAGCAGATGGAGTTGCGTCCCAATACCGCCAGCGTGGTTCACTATCCCAAGGCCTACCATTGGGGTGATGACGAGTGGGTGAAGAACAGGGCTGTAACTCAGGCTGCTGACAAACCGATGAATATCTATGAGGTGCATCCGGGTTCATGGCGCAGGGCGAGTGGTGAATACCTCAACTATCGTGATATGGCACATCAGCTGGTGGAGTACTGTCAGTGGATGGGTTACACCCATATTGAACTGATGCCGATTACCGAGCACCCGTTTGATGGTTCCTGGGGTTATCAGACCGTCGGTTATTTTGCACCGACCAGCCGTTTCGGCTCGCCTGATGATTTCCGCTATATGGTTGACTACTGTCATCAGCATGGCCTTGGCGTGTTCCTCGATTGGGTTCCTGCCCATTTCCCTAAAGATGCATTCGGTCTGGCCCGTTTTGATGGTACACCACTCTATGAACATGAAGACCCAAGGCTCGGTGAACACAAGGATTGGGGTACCTATATCTTCAACTTCGGCCGTAATGAGGTGCGTAACTTCCTTATCGCTTCGGCCCTGTTCTGGCTTGATGAGTTTCATATCGATGGTCTGCGCGTGGATGCTGTGGCATCGATGCTCTATCTCGATTACTCCCGTGAAGAGGGGGAGTGGGTACCTAATAAATATGGCGGCCGCGAGAATCTTGAGGCGGTTGAGTTCCTCAAACAGTTTAACCACCTTGTACACGAGCGTTTCCCCGGTGCAGTGACCATGGCTGAGGAGTCAACTTCATGGCCGATGGTGAGCCGTCCTACCTATCTGGGTGGTTTGGGCTTTACCATGAAATGGAATATGGGCTGGATGAATGACACGCTCTCCTACTATGAGACCGATCCGGTCTATCGCTCCTACGACCATCATGCGCTGACCTTCTCAATGGTTTACGCATTTACCGAGAACTTTATTCTACCCTTCTCACACGATGAAGTGGTGCACGGCAAGGGTTCAATGCCGCAGAAAATGCCGGGTGATGACTGGCAGAAATTTGCCAACCTGCGCCTGCTATCGGGTTATATGTATACCCATCCGGGCAAGAAGCTGCAGTTTATGGGGCTGGAGTTCGGGCAGTGGCCAGAGTGGGATTTCGATAGCTCGCTATCGTGGGATCAGGCTAATTTCATGCCACACCGTGGCCTGCAACTGATGCAGCGAGACATGAACCATCTTTATAAAGATGTGCCGGCACTGCATGAGGTTGATTTTGCCGATGGAGGCTTCCAGTGGGTTGACTGCAACGATGCTGAAAACTCCACGCTCAGTTATC from Mariprofundus sp. NF harbors:
- the glgB gene encoding 1,4-alpha-glucan branching protein GlgB codes for the protein MKKPILSPEAWAVVEARSHDPFAWLGRHYHSEGGIVIRANKPQAEKMWLLPEGDGAVAMSRIEGTDVFEYHWPDGDFDSAYKLRIENGEGHTWDEQDVYRFSPILGEMDLHLIGEGNHFEKYKLMGAHVREHEGVWGVGFAVWAPSADRVSVVGNFNHWNGREHQMRMLGSSGIWEIFIPGLREGEVYKFEIRAKNGDVFEKADPYAQQMELRPNTASVVHYPKAYHWGDDEWVKNRAVTQAADKPMNIYEVHPGSWRRASGEYLNYRDMAHQLVEYCQWMGYTHIELMPITEHPFDGSWGYQTVGYFAPTSRFGSPDDFRYMVDYCHQHGLGVFLDWVPAHFPKDAFGLARFDGTPLYEHEDPRLGEHKDWGTYIFNFGRNEVRNFLIASALFWLDEFHIDGLRVDAVASMLYLDYSREEGEWVPNKYGGRENLEAVEFLKQFNHLVHERFPGAVTMAEESTSWPMVSRPTYLGGLGFTMKWNMGWMNDTLSYYETDPVYRSYDHHALTFSMVYAFTENFILPFSHDEVVHGKGSMPQKMPGDDWQKFANLRLLSGYMYTHPGKKLQFMGLEFGQWPEWDFDSSLSWDQANFMPHRGLQLMQRDMNHLYKDVPALHEVDFADGGFQWVDCNDAENSTLSYLRRDKNGGIVVVILNLTPVPRHGYRLGVPKPGHYSEILNTDSSLYGGGNIGNAGGVVADDHSWMNQPHSITVTLPPLSCVILRPDSE
- the glgC gene encoding glucose-1-phosphate adenylyltransferase; the encoded protein is MSSTQVERNISKLTSNTVALVLAGGKGSRLKDLTQWRTKPAVPFGGKFRIIDFPMSNCINSGIRRISVLTQYKSHSLQRHLQRGWSFLSGQFGEFMEVLSAQQRTGEGWYEGTADAIYQNLDIIRHYDPEYVLILAGDHIYKMDYGKMIAAHAATGADITVGCIPVPLKEASEFGVMDVDGEHRVTEFAEKPANPKPMADKPDKALASMGIYVFSADFLRQRLLDDAQLDSSSHDFGKDIIPQAIKDANVFAFRFMNANTGAPQYWRDVGTLDAYWEANMDLVTVQPELDMYDKNWPIWTQQEQLPPAKFFFDEDSRRGYAVDSLVSGGCLITGSAVRRSVLFSNVRVHSYSEVEDSVILPDVEIRRNCKIRKCIIDKGTVIPEGMEIGFDSKKDAELFEVSDGGVVLVTPDMLGQGLHQL
- a CDS encoding DUF2238 domain-containing protein, with the protein product MNSSVRHFFPHAVAAVFCIFFLALAIEPVSRDVWIAEVIPVVLIFVSLVATFRWFRFSNIAYALMAFWLFWHTIGGHYTFAHVPFEWLSQISSDGRNHFDRIGHFSIGFYAFAMAEWLLRNRCCSLKLAMVFSIFFVMSIAAGYEIIEWWYAVAKGGDAGLEFLGSQGDIWDAQKDMLADTLGAIFSLLIYHITRPDLHQNR
- a CDS encoding glycoside hydrolase family 57 protein is translated as MSKPLSVIFYWHMHQPFYCEADTGNYHLPWVYLHAMKDYTDMAEILSQLPRAKAVINYVPSLTAQIEDYAAHLREFLNGDAKSLNDPLLAALAHKSGEYSEAERSFLLEACFRLNHERNMHRYPDYSRLWNMAEHAKNSEGLNYLGDSFFSDLVTWYHLAWLGETVRSRNFVARRLIEKARDFSYQDRRDLLSLITTLLSDIPATHRRLVEAGKIELTTTPYAHPIMPLMLDFNTARETVEDALIPNEPYPGGRERALDHIALARSSHEKLFGHIPAGCWPAEGAVSEASLKLLGASGFQWCATGESVLHHSLKYNLREQQGNRDLYHPWLIGEKDEQITCFFRDDRLSDLLGFEYSRWNMQDAINNFMHELANIRHRTKGMEAPVVSIIMDGENAWEHYHENALPFLTNLYQTIIEHDEYELTTFSDYLENNKATEKLEHLVSGSWVYGNLSTWIGDNAKTRGWELLIEAKKAYDIHIDQLSPEQQEAANEQLRICEGSDWCWWFGDYNPGSVVRDFDQLYRRHLKKLHQLLGSPVPPSLSENISRGGGEAEGGGTMRRGGADS
- the malQ gene encoding 4-alpha-glucanotransferase, which codes for MNSWIDRRRSAVLLHITSLPGPFHKGVLGPEAKTFIDRIDEAGFTVWQFLPLGPTHGHGSPYESLSSFAGNPDFIDLRECIQRGWLDECSIQRCDTAELHAAIREMAAPVFWQQVAKDAKLANDLEKFRKAHSYWLEDFALFSALKSLYTDRAWWQWPNDLRDRNPDAIERARDEHRDLIEQVIFEQYLFDCQWHELKAYAESKEIQLFGDLPIYVAHDSADVWASRENFTVNSKGLCTEVAGVPPDYFSATGQRWGNPLYCWEPREKEGFSWWTERVRQQLERMHMMRIDHFRALESFWVIPAESEDGIIGEWRQAPGDALLQTLQNKLGKLPLIAEDLGIITDEVTALRQKFGLPGMKILQFAFGGDDDNPYLPKNHEINSVVYTGTHDNDTTMGWFTGTDKETRKRVLAELGDAKAEDMPWALIECALASVAKLAVIPMQDLLELGTEAKFNTPGTLDNNWSWRLQEIPEAGCCTWKMSRQLNRLYKRI
- a CDS encoding alpha-D-glucose phosphate-specific phosphoglucomutase — translated: MKIHTIATEPFEGQRPGTSGLRKKVKVFQQPHYLENFVQSVFDSIGDFQGETLVVGGDGRFYNLQAIQIILKMAAANGFSRVLVGQNGILSTPAASNIIRKYNAYGGLILSASHNPAGPDEDFGIKYNMGNGGPAPEGVTEAMFEQTEKIEWYQIVEHDDFDLSQLGNYELAGMQIEVIDAVADYAELMQSLFDFDAIKALLADDFSISFDAMHAVTGPYAMTIIEGMLEAPAGTVINGVPKEDFGGGHPDPNLTYAHELVDILYGEDAPDFGAASDGDGDRNMVLGNHFFVTPSDSLAILAANAHLVPGYKGGIAGVARSMPTSGAADRVAQALGLACYETPTGWKFFGNLMDAGRVTLCGEESFGTGSDHVREKDGLWAVLFWLNVLAARQESVEAIVVDHWQKFGRNYYSRHDYEGVDSAAAEQVLQNVRDKFSTLPGQTLAGRVVGNCDDFAYTDPVDGSISENQGVRVLFKDGSRLIFRLSGTGTSGATVRLYLESYEADAEKQGLDAQDALADMIVAADEISGLKALTGREKPTVIT